CACGCGCGAACCATCGGGACCTTCGAGGACTCGACAATCGACACCGGTTGCAACCGTGTCGCGCCATCACATCCGGAAACTAATGCCTCGCTGGAAGCAGTTCGGGCGGCCGAACCCGATGATCTGTTTGAGCGCGCCGAAGCCTGTGCCCAAGACCGCGTCGTCGTCCCCATCGAAAGCTAAATTTCCGGGGCGGGTCAGGGTTGAGCCATGACGCAGGTCTGTCTCGTCGGGAGCGAGGACGTGAATCTCCGGTACGAACTTCTCTCTCGCGAGACCGCACGGAACGCACTCGCAACCTACGACCTGCAGGAGCCATTCGAAAACACCATCGCCGTCGACACTGTGAGCCTCGGCGCGGCGGTGGCGCTGCTGAACGACCTGAACTGGTATCTCGTCCGCTTCGCCGACACCGCGTTCATCCGTGACCCATCGATTAGTGAGACGGAGTGGCTTTCGCGGGACCTCGCCGCGGCGATCCGGGACGACGACGTTGCTCCCGAGGATACCGGTCGGTTTCTCACGGTGTACGGCATTGTCGAACCAGACGATACCAGCGACGCTACCGACGATGACGTGCCGGAAGCGGCCACAGAACCCACATCTGAACCCGGACCGGGCGCGACGATGGAAGCTGACAGCCCACCGGAACTTGTCGACCCGATGTTGCTGACCCGGACCGGCGACACTATTCCGGAGTACGACCTTCAGGAAGTAGACGACACGCTCATCGTCAGAGTAACTGAATCGGAGTTCGGCGCCTGATTCGGTTACGCCGCGCCCAGAACAGTCTGTATCAGTCGAACATTCCGGTCGACATATACCGCTCGCCGCTGTCCCAGTAGACTGTGACAACAAGCGGGTCCTCGACGCCGTCCGCGACGAGGCGCTCAGCTACCTCGCGCGCAGCGAGGTTCGACGCGCCAGAGGACTGGCCGACGAGGATGCCCTCCTCGTGAGCGAGTCGACGGCACTCGTCTTCCGCATCCGAGAGCTCGACCGTCAGCACGTCGTCCAGCAGGTCGGTATCCAGATTGTCGCTGACGAACCCGGCCCCATCCCTTGGAAGCTGTCCTCGCCAGTGCCCGGTTCCATCCCGGAAAGGACGGCGTTGTCCGCCGGTTCGACCGCGACAATATCCATCTCAGGGAACGCCTCACGCAGCCGACGGCCGGTCCCGGTGAGTGTGCCACCGGTACCGACGCCCGCGACCAGCGCGTCGACAGTCCGGTCGCCCACCTGTTCGCGTATCTCCTGCCCCGTCGTCTCGTAGTGTGCCTTCGGGTTCGCTGGGTTCTCGAACTGCCGCAGCTGGACGTAGTCGTCACGGTCGCACAGCTCGTCCGCGCGCTCTTTCGCGTCAGAAATATCGCCCTCGACCAGTTCGATCTCTGCACATCCCTTCATTATCTGGCGGCGCTCGGGCGACTTCGAGGATGGCATCACCAGTACCACATCGTACCCTTTCGTCGCCCCGACCATCGCCATTCCGATGCCGGTGTTCCCACTCGTCGGTTCGACGAGCGTATCTCCCGGTTCGAGCGATCCGTTTCGCTCGGCGTCGTCGATCATGTACTTCGCCGGTCGGTCCTTGGCAGACCCACCAGGGTTGAACGACTCGATCTTCGCTGCGACCGTCGCCCCTTCCGGCGCGCGAACCGACACCAGCGGGGACCCGATCGTATCGAGAATAGAGTCTTTCATCGCCGTCGGCTACGTGGGCCCGACTTAAACGCCTACTGAAGGTCCCAAACGGTTCGTGGACTCCCGACACGCGGCAGGGTTTTCCGCCGTCGACGCCGTTTCATGAGAACATGTTGATGTCGTCGACCGGCAGCACCGAGTAATCCACCGACAGCGTGTCCTTCGTGGCTCGAACTTTGCCGACGAACGCTGAGATGTCCTCCAGTTGGCCCTCCAGCACGAACAGTTCCATGCAGTACCGGTCGCCGACGTGGCTGTGGAAGTTCGACGCGACGATAGACTCGTGATCGTGGCGGAGATGCATCATCTTCTCCTCGACGGTCGTCGTCTCGTAGTCGAACAGCACTGTGACGATGGCCATCAATTCGCGGTCCTCCAGTCGCTTGTCCTCGAACTCCCCCATCAGATTCCGGACCGCTTCCCGTACAACCTCACTGCGACCCGTGTACCCGTGTTCGTCGGCGAACGTGTCGATTCGCTCTTCCAGTTCATCCGGCATCGAGATACTTACAACGCCCATGTATTAACTCGGCGCCGTTGGAGTATTAATAGTTCATATCCGCTAGCAGATACCGGAGCGACCGCGGCTAATACTGCCGCTGGCTCGTGTCTCCTGTGTGACTAGCTCGTTGAGAACTGTCGCTCTGTGTGAATACAGAAAGCCCACTCGGGAGAGATGACTCTCCTGAGTGAGCTATGATAGGTATGAATGGTGGCGGCGAACCGCGTTTCCCAGAGGCTCGCGCACTCCAGTACTCCCCGGAACGCTGGTGGGCTTATCTTCCGTGTTCGGGATGGGTACGGGAGGCAACCCCACCGCTGTGGCCGCCTAACGTCGAGTCGCGGAGTCGAACCGCGAAAGTACCAGTCTCGATCAACTCTCCACCGTGTGATTACGTGCGATCCAGTTTGCGCCTGGACTCGTTCAGCGACGAGTTAAATCGTCGGTGAATGAGTCACAGTGCGTATGAATGATGGCTTTGGTCTGTTAGTGCTCGTGGGCTTAACGTCTCGTTACCTCGACGCGCACACCCCGAGTCTATCGACCGCGTCTTGTACGCGGGACCTCTGCGGTGTCTCTTTTCCAAGTGGGTTTCGAGCTTAGATGCGTTCAGCTCTTACCCCGTGTGGCGTGGCTACCCGGCACGTGCTCTCTCGAACAACCGGTACACCAGTGGCCACCAACCGTAGTTCCTCTCGTACTATACGGTCGTTCTTGTCAGACACCATTACACACCCAGTAGATAGCAGCCGACCTGTCTCACGACGGTCTAAACCCAGCTCACGACCTCCTTTAATAGGCGAACAACCTCACCCTTGCCCGCTTCTGCACGGGCAGGATGGAGGGAACCGACATCGAGGTAGCAAGCCACTCGGTCGATATGTGCTCTTGCGAGTGACGACTCTGTTATCCCTAGGGTAGCTTTTCTGTCATCAATTGCCCGCATCAAGCAGGCTAATTGGTTCGCTAGACCACGCTTTCGCGTCAGCGTTCCTCGTTGGGAAGAACACTGTCAAGCTATCTTTTGCTCTTGCACTCTTCGCCGGGTCTCTGTCCCGGCTGAGATAGCCATAGGGCGCGCTCGATATCTTTTCGAGCGCGTACCGCCCCAGTCAAACTGCCCGGCTATCGGTGTCCTCCTCCCGGAGTGAGAGTCGCAGTCACCGACGGGTAGTATTTCACTGTTGACTCGGTGGCCCGCTAGCGCGGGTACCTGTGTAATGTCTCCTACCTATGCTGCACATCGGCGACCACGTCTCAGCGACAGCCTGCAGTAAAGCTCCATAGGGTCTTCGCTTCCCCCTGGGTGTCTCCAGACTCCGCACTGGAATGTACAGTTCACCGGGCCCAACGTTGGGACAGTGAAGCTCTGGTTAATCCATTCATGCAAGCCGCTACTGATGCGGCAAGGTACTACGCTACCTTAAGAGGGTCATAGTTACCCCCGCCGTTGACAGGTCCTTCGTCCTCTTGTACGAGGTGTTCAGATACCTGCACTGGGCAGGATTCAGTGACCGTACGAGTCCTTGCGGATTTGCGGTCACCTATGTTGTTACTAGACAGTCCGAGCTTCCGAGTCACTGCGACCTGCTCCGTTCCGGAGCAGGCATCCCTTCTTCCGAAGGTACGGGACTAACTTGCCGAATTCCCTAACGTTGGTTGCTCCCGACAGGCCTTGGCTTTCGCCGCCATGGACACCTGTGTCGGTTCTCGGTACGGACATCATGCTCGTCTTTTCATGGGCCCCAGGTTGAATCACGTTTCCCTATGCCGCCGTTCGTCCGCTTCGTACCATTACGGTTTCCACGGAGTTTGACGGTTCGACCGGGCGAAAGCCCGGCGTGATCGACCCCAGGGCGTCAACTTTCACTGCATGATGGCACGGGAATATTAACCCGTTTCCCATTTCGTCTCAGTCGAGTTGCGGTGAGACTTAGGACCGGCTAACCCTCAGCTGATCAGCAGTGCTGAGGAACCCTTATCCATTAGGCCGTCGGGGTTCTCACCCGACTATCGCTGCTACTATGGCCAGGATTTTCGTCACGCATCGGTCCACAGGAATTCTCATCCCTGCTTCCACCCAATGCGAGCGCCAATCTACTCGATTACCAGTATCAGTGGTACGGACAGGTCTCGGTGGTGGATTTGAGTCCCGATCATTTTGGGCGCCTCAAACCTCGGCCGGTAAGCTGTTACGCTTTTCTTAGAGGTAGCTGCTTCTAAGCTCACCTCCCGGCTGTCTAGGGCTCGAGACCACCTTCAGAGGATTACACTTAATCCACACTTGGGGACCTTAACCTATCTCTGGGTTGTTCCCCTCCTGGTACACAGGCTTACCCCGCGCACCGGAATCCCCGTCAAACAGCGTCTGTAGGTTTGGAGTTTGACAGGTGTGCCGACTCCTCTCGGAGGCGGACACACCAATCGGTCGCTCTACCCCACAGACTACCTCGGCGGAGGTCATGCTTCGACATGTTTCGATTGGAACCAGCTGTTGCCGGACTCGATGGGCCTTTCACCCCTACACATAGATCACGAGAGGGTATTGTAGGACACCAACTCTAACAGACTTCCACGTGCCTTTCGGCACGCTTCATCTTGTCCATGCGTAGATCGTCCGGATTCGGGTCGTGTCCATATGGCTCCCCGCCCTTGAAGACGGCGGCCCTCGGGCAAAGCCCTGCGGCCATGTCGGTTTCCCTGTGCCTCCCCGGATACTCCGGTTAGACTTGCCATACAGACACACTCCCTGGCTCGTTTTTCAAAACGTACGACAGAACATCGGCTTCCCGTGAGTCTTACTGGAGACTCGCGTCTCCCTCATTCGTCATGGGACCTTGTATGCCCTGTCGCTCGATCGCCAACTGATTTCATGCTCTATTTCGCCTCCCTTCTGAGGGTACTTTGCAGCGTTCGTTCACTACTGTTCACTATCGGTCTCAGGTTGTGTTTAGCCTTCGCAGTCGATGCCTGCGTTATTCGCGAGGGATATCCAACCCCCGCTACTCTGGCACTACCGCACAGCCTACTGGTCTCGAATACGGGGTTGTCACCCTGTATCACGCTCTGTTCCAAGAGACTTCCTCGAGACGGTCGGCTGATGAGAGGTAGCCCTGACACCACATTGCCCGTGAGGGCTTCGGTTTGGGCTGTATCGCGTTCACTCGCGGTTACTGACGACATCACATTGCGTTTCTTTTCCTCCCGATACTGAGATGTTTCAGTTCTCGGGGTTCCTCATTGCGCGAAGCAATTGTTAGAGAGATTCTCATTCGGAAATCCATGGTTCTTCGCCTCCGTGCGGGCTCCCCATGGCTTATCGCAGCTTGGCACGTCCTTCATCAGCGCCTGAGCCGAGCAATCCACCAGCTGGCATAGTAGCCAACGTCGTTGTGACTCGTTCAACTGAACGAGTCCAGTGGACGCCTGGATCGCACGTACACACGGTTTCATTCTCGCCCCCAAGGTGGAGATGGTGGGCGATCGGACCCTTCCCAAGCGCGGTTTCACCCGGCTTGGTGCATCTGTCGTCGTACCACACTCGAACGCCCGTCCCACACTTAAGGGGACGGATTCGGCGGTGGTACGAAGTACGGACCCGTCGGGAGTTGCACCCGACATCCCCGTGAGGGGATATCCGCCTCGGATAGGTCGTGTGAGCCCAGCGGGCCCATGCAGTAGTCGGCGCTTACCGACTCGCGGTGACTTGTGGTCACCAGTCAATGTAGGTGGGTCAGGGCAAAGCCCTGATCCCGGTCAGTAGGAGGTGATCCAGCCGCAGATTCCTCTACGGCTACCTTGTTACGACTTAAGCCCCCTTGCGGAGCCCAGATTCGACCGTCGCATGACGGCCTCATCCGGACCCCACTCGGGTGCTTTGACGGGCGGTGTGTGCAAGGAGCAGGGACGTATTCACCGCGCGCTTCTGACACGCGATTACTACCGAATCCAGCTTCATGCGGGCGGGTTTCAGCCCGCAATCCGAACTACGACTACGTTTGGAGATTAGCTTCGCCTCTCGGCGTTGCATCCCACTGTCATAGCCATTGTAGCCCGCGTGTTGCCCGGTCCATTCGGGGCATACTGACCTACCGTTGCCCATTCCTTCCTCCATTTTAGCAATGGCAGTCCTCCTAGTGTACCCAACCACCGCAGGGTGTTGCTGGCAACTAGAAGTGTGGGTCTCGCTCGTTGCCTGACTTAACAGGACGCCTCACGGTACGAG
This genomic interval from Haloarcula sp. CBA1129 contains the following:
- a CDS encoding DUF5804 family protein; translated protein: MTQVCLVGSEDVNLRYELLSRETARNALATYDLQEPFENTIAVDTVSLGAAVALLNDLNWYLVRFADTAFIRDPSISETEWLSRDLAAAIRDDDVAPEDTGRFLTVYGIVEPDDTSDATDDDVPEAATEPTSEPGPGATMEADSPPELVDPMLLTRTGDTIPEYDLQEVDDTLIVRVTESEFGA
- a CDS encoding CopG family ribbon-helix-helix protein yields the protein MGVVSISMPDELEERIDTFADEHGYTGRSEVVREAVRNLMGEFEDKRLEDRELMAIVTVLFDYETTTVEEKMMHLRHDHESIVASNFHSHVGDRYCMELFVLEGQLEDISAFVGKVRATKDTLSVDYSVLPVDDINMFS